DNA from Kitasatospora herbaricolor:
CGCTGCACCTCTGGCGTCCGGGGGAGAACACGGTGACCGACCGGCTGGCCGCGAGCCGCGTTCCCGCACTGGACACCGTCACCTCCTGGCTCTCGGTGCTGGCCGGCACCGGGGTCGTGGTGACCCTGGCGGCGGTCGCGGTGCTCGTGCTGCTGCTCAGGGCCGGGTGGCGGGAGGCGGCGTTCCTCGGTGGCGCGGTCGCGGCACAGTCCGCGGTGTTCCTGCTGGTCACCCTGTGCGTCAACCGGCCCCGGCCGTCCGCGCCGCACCTGGACGCCGCGCCGCCGACGTCCAGCTTCCCGTCCGGCCACGTCGGCGCGGCCGTCGCGCTGTACGGCGCGCTGGCGGTCCTCGCCGCCCTGCGGCTGCGGGGACCACTGCGGCTGCCCCTGTGCGCCCTGGCGGCGGTCATGCCGATGCTGGTCGCCGCCGGACGGCTGTACCGCGGGATGCACCACCCGACCGACGTCCTGGCGGGCCTGGTGAACGGAGTCGTGGTGCTCCTGGTCATGTGGCGGGCCTTCCTGGCCGACCGGGGGCCGTCCACGGCCGCCGCGGCCGCTCCCCGTCCGTCGGGCGGCCGGGCGGCCGTGGTGGTGTTCAACCCCTTGCTGGTCGACGTCGACACCCTCGACCGGATCGACCGCGTGCTCGCCGAGCACGGCTGGCCGGCGCCGGTCCACGCCGCCACCAGCGCCGAGGACCCCGGCCGCGGAGCCGCCACGGGCGCCGTCGAGGCCGGGGCCGACCTGGTGGTGGCCTGCGGCGGCGACGGCACCGTCACGGCCTGCGCGCACGCCCTCGCCGGGACGGGCGTCGCCCTCGCGATCGTGCCCTGCGGCACCGGGAACCTGCTCGCCCGCAACCTGGGCCTGCCCTCCGACCCGGCGCGGGCCCTGGCGGCGGCGCTCGGCGGCGAGCCCCGGCGGATCGACCTCGCGATGGCCGACGGGGACGGCATCGGCGAGACCGTGGTCAGCGCGATGGCCGGCATCGGCCTCGACGCCGCGACGATGGCGGACACCCGGCGCAGTGCCAAGGACCGCTACGGGTGGCCCGCCTACCTGCCGCCGCTGCTCCGGCACCTGCGCGACCGGCGGATGCGGCTCACCGTCACGCTGGACGAGGCGCCGCCCGTCCACCGGCGGGCCGCGATGGCGGTGATCGGCAACGTCGGCGCGCTCCAGGGCGGGATCAGGCTGCTGCCGGACGCCCGGCCGGACGACGGCGTGCTCGACCTCGTCCTCGTCCACCCCCGCGGTCTGACCGGCTGGCCCGAGGCGGCGGCGCGGCTGCTCACCGGGCGGGTCGGCGGCGGCTCCGCCGACAGCGCGGCGCCGTTCGAGCACTTCCGGGGGCGGCGGATACTCATCACCGCCGACCGGGACCAACCCCGCGAACTGGACGGGGAGTCCCTGCCCGCCGGCCGGACGCTGCGGCTGGCCGTGCGGCCCGCCGCCCTGCTCGTCCACCTGCCGCCGGCCGCCGAGCGGCAGCAGGCGGGCAGCGGGGCGGTCCGCACCCGAGAAGGGGGCAGCTGATGGGAACCGCCACCCGGGTCGGGCGCAGGAACGGCTCCCAGGAGGAGCTCTCCGCCGACGAGGCCGTCACGACCCTGCGCGCGTACGGAGGGTGGCAGCTGCTCAGGGACGCCTTCCTGCGGTTCCGCTACGCCGACGGCTTCAGCCACGCCCGGGCCCTCGCCTTCCAGACCGTGCTGGCCCTCGTGCCCTTCGCGATCGCCGTGGTCGGCCTGTCCTCCGTGCTGCACACCCAGTGGCTCGGCCGGGTGACCGAGCTGACCATCTCCCGGCTCACCGCGGGTCCGAGCTCCGAATTGGTCGGCGAGGTGCTGCGGCGCAGCCGCGAGCGCGCGGGGGACGGCGGCAGCGTCGCCCTGTGGGGCGGCGCACTGTTCTCCCTGGTCAACGTGGCCACCGCGATGTGCCAGATCGAGCGGGGCGCCAACCGGATCTACGGCATCGAGCGCGACCGGCCCTTCCACCGCAAGTACGCGCGCGGGCTGCTGATGGCCGTGCTCGCGGGCCTGCCGCTCGGCCTCGGGTTCGTCCTGCTGGTGGCGGGCGGGGAGATCGCCGCCGCGGTCGCCGAGGCCGGGGGACCTGGCGGTCACCGGGCCGCTCTCGCCTGGGCGGTGCTGCGCTGGCCGGTGGGCATCGTCCTCGCGCTGCTGTCCGCGAGCGTGATCTTCCACCGGGCGCCCCGGCGCGAGCAGCCCGGCCACAGCTGGCTGGCCTTCGGCGCCGTCGTCTACCTGGTGCTCTGGGTCGGACTGACCGGTCTGTTCAGCGTGTACCTGCGGGTCAGCAACTCCATCGACGCGGTGTACGGACCGCTGAGTGTGATCATCTCGCTGCTGATGTGGGCGTACCTGACCGCCGTCGCCCTCCTGCTCGGGATCGCCTTCGCCGCGCAGCTGGAGGCCGACCGGGCGGGCGTCGAGGAGCCGGTACGACCCGACCCGGAGGTGCCGGCAGGACCGGACGACCCCGGGGACGGCCCGGCGGGTCGCGGGTAGGCGGGGCCGATGACATCCGACGAGAAGCCCGGCCGGAAGCCCGGCCACGAGCCCCGTCACGAGCCCCGTCACGAGCCCCGTCACGTCCGCCGTCCCGCGCCGCCCCGCGGTCACCAGCGGCGCCGGTTCCCCCCGCGCCGCGCGGACCGGCGCTTCGGCAGCCGCCTGTTGGCGGCCGTCGTGGCCTTCGCGGTGGCGGCCGTCCCGACCGCCGTCCTGCTGGTGCTGATCGAGTCCGGCTGGGAGCCGCTGCGCGCACTGGACGCCGGCGCGGCGGCAGGCCTCAACGGGAGCGTCCGCCGGCACCCCCTGCTGCTGGAGGCGGCGCGGACCCTCACCGACGGGCCGTGGGACCCGGTCACCATGCGCCTGCTGGTCGCCGCCGCCGTGGGCTGGCTGCTGCTGCGGCGGGCCTGGCGGCTGGCCCTGTGGGCCGCCCTCACCGAAGTGGCCGCCGGCCTGACCGGCCTGCTGGTCAAGGAGGCGGTGGGCCGGGTCCGGCCCCGGCTGCCCGACCCGGTCGCGCACGCCCCCGGTTACTCGTTCCCCTCCGGGCACGCCATGACCGCCATGACCTCGTGCGCGATCCTGCTGCTCGTCCTGCTGCCGCTGGTGCCCCGGCGGGTCCGTCCGGCGGCCTGGACGCTGGCCGCCGTGACCGTCCTCGGGACCGGCCTGACCCGGATCGCCCTCGGCGTGCACTGGGTCAGCGACGTCCTGGGCGGCTGGCTGCTCGGGCTCGCCCTGGTCGCCTCCACCGCCTGGGCCTTCGACGCCTGGCGCCGGGAGAGCGGGCTGCCGGTGCCGGCGCTCCCGGAGGGGCTGGAACCCGAACTCGCCACGGACCAGGACGAGTCACCGGCCCGCGCGGCGGGCGGGCCGGCCCGCCGGTAGCCGGGGAACGCCGCCGGCCGGGGGAGGGGCTCCCGCCGACTGCACCGGCGGCCACGGGGTAGCCGCCAGGAAGGGGCCGAGCTGTGGAGGCCACGGTGGCTGAGGAGCGCGAACACGAACCGGAGACCGCCGGGACGGCCGCCGTGCCCGGGCGCCGCAGCGCGGCCGCCGTCGCCCGCGAGGTCTGGCGGCAGGGCTGCACGGTGGAGCTGCTGCAGCGTTCGATGGCCTTCGCCGCCCTGTTCTTCGTCACCCTGGTGCCCCTGCTGATCGTCATCGCGGCGGCCTCGCCCACCCACGGCAGCGGCATCAGCCAGTGGATCACCGACGGCCTGGGACTGACCGGCCGCGGCGCCGAGGCGACCCGCGGCCTGTTCGCCTCCCGGGGCCAGGTCCTCAGCACCACCACCGGCTTCGGCATCGCCGCCCTGACGGTCTTCGGCATCTCCCTGATGGCCTCCGTCCAGACCGTCTACGAGCGCATCTGGCAGCTCGACCGCAGCCCCTGGCACTCGGTCTGGCGCCAGGGGCTCGGCCTCGCCGGGCTGACCGCCTACATCCTGGTCGCCGCCTGGAGCGGCAGCCCCTGGCGGCACAGCGCCGCGCAGCCCGCGCTGCGCCTCACGGCCACCCTGCTCGGCGGCCTGCTCCTGTTCTGGTGGCTGCAGCACCTGCTGCTCGCCTCGCGCGTGCCCTGGCGCCGGCTGCTGCCGGGAGCGGTGGCCACCATGGCCGCGCTGGCCGGGCTGCGGTACTTCTCGCGCCTGGTGCTCGCACCGCTGCTGGTCTCCAACGCCGTCTCCTACGGGACGGTCGGAGCCGTCCTCGTCGTCCAGTCGTGGCTGATCGGCGTGGGCTACACCATCTACGGCGGGGCGCTGGCCGGCCGCGTGGTCGTGGGACGCACGGCCGGCCCGGCCTCGGACCTACCGCCGCGGTGAGCCCGCGGCGGAGAACAGGCGGAGAACGGGCGGACGAACCTGCGTGGGACGGGCGAAAGCGGGCAGGCGGCCGAGGAGCCGGTTCGGGAGCCACCGGGCGGACACTCCAGGACGGGCGGCCCGACCGCCCCCTTCGCCGGCCCCGCCAGGAGTTCCCCCACCGGCCCCGCCCCTCCCGTCTTCGTCCAGCCCGAGGTGAGAACCCCATGACCGACCTCAAGCGCCTGCCGGGCGCCTTCGACCACCACTGGAACTGGCAGCTCGCCGCGGCCTGCCGCGCCGTCGACACCGGCCTGTTCTTCCACCCCTTCGGCGAGCGCGGCCAGGCCCACGACGACCGGGAGGCGGAGGCGAAGAAGATCTGCGGGGGCTGCCCCGTCCGCGCGCAGTGCCTCCGGCACGCCCTGGAGGTCCGGGAGCCGTACGGCGTGTGGGGCGGACTGTCCGAGGGCGAACGGGCCGAGCTGCTGGGCCGCGCCCGCGCCGTGCGGGCCGCCTGACGGCTGCGCCGCGGCCGGTGGTCCGGCCGGGACGCGCCCCCGCGCGGCCGGGTGATTGGCCGCACCGAAGCGGGGCAGGCGCGCCCTCGACAGTGAATCCGAGCGTGTCGATCCGGAAGGAGACCGTTGTGAGCATGGTGAAGGAGTCCATCGACGTCGACGTCCCGCT
Protein-coding regions in this window:
- a CDS encoding diacylglycerol kinase family protein is translated as MTTGVHHPIRRIAPPLVGQTILMVLAGLVITHPPLHLWRPGENTVTDRLAASRVPALDTVTSWLSVLAGTGVVVTLAAVAVLVLLLRAGWREAAFLGGAVAAQSAVFLLVTLCVNRPRPSAPHLDAAPPTSSFPSGHVGAAVALYGALAVLAALRLRGPLRLPLCALAAVMPMLVAAGRLYRGMHHPTDVLAGLVNGVVVLLVMWRAFLADRGPSTAAAAAPRPSGGRAAVVVFNPLLVDVDTLDRIDRVLAEHGWPAPVHAATSAEDPGRGAATGAVEAGADLVVACGGDGTVTACAHALAGTGVALAIVPCGTGNLLARNLGLPSDPARALAAALGGEPRRIDLAMADGDGIGETVVSAMAGIGLDAATMADTRRSAKDRYGWPAYLPPLLRHLRDRRMRLTVTLDEAPPVHRRAAMAVIGNVGALQGGIRLLPDARPDDGVLDLVLVHPRGLTGWPEAAARLLTGRVGGGSADSAAPFEHFRGRRILITADRDQPRELDGESLPAGRTLRLAVRPAALLVHLPPAAERQQAGSGAVRTREGGS
- a CDS encoding YihY/virulence factor BrkB family protein, whose translation is MGTATRVGRRNGSQEELSADEAVTTLRAYGGWQLLRDAFLRFRYADGFSHARALAFQTVLALVPFAIAVVGLSSVLHTQWLGRVTELTISRLTAGPSSELVGEVLRRSRERAGDGGSVALWGGALFSLVNVATAMCQIERGANRIYGIERDRPFHRKYARGLLMAVLAGLPLGLGFVLLVAGGEIAAAVAEAGGPGGHRAALAWAVLRWPVGIVLALLSASVIFHRAPRREQPGHSWLAFGAVVYLVLWVGLTGLFSVYLRVSNSIDAVYGPLSVIISLLMWAYLTAVALLLGIAFAAQLEADRAGVEEPVRPDPEVPAGPDDPGDGPAGRG
- a CDS encoding phosphatase PAP2 family protein translates to MTSDEKPGRKPGHEPRHEPRHEPRHVRRPAPPRGHQRRRFPPRRADRRFGSRLLAAVVAFAVAAVPTAVLLVLIESGWEPLRALDAGAAAGLNGSVRRHPLLLEAARTLTDGPWDPVTMRLLVAAAVGWLLLRRAWRLALWAALTEVAAGLTGLLVKEAVGRVRPRLPDPVAHAPGYSFPSGHAMTAMTSCAILLLVLLPLVPRRVRPAAWTLAAVTVLGTGLTRIALGVHWVSDVLGGWLLGLALVASTAWAFDAWRRESGLPVPALPEGLEPELATDQDESPARAAGGPARR
- a CDS encoding YhjD/YihY/BrkB family envelope integrity protein → MAEEREHEPETAGTAAVPGRRSAAAVAREVWRQGCTVELLQRSMAFAALFFVTLVPLLIVIAAASPTHGSGISQWITDGLGLTGRGAEATRGLFASRGQVLSTTTGFGIAALTVFGISLMASVQTVYERIWQLDRSPWHSVWRQGLGLAGLTAYILVAAWSGSPWRHSAAQPALRLTATLLGGLLLFWWLQHLLLASRVPWRRLLPGAVATMAALAGLRYFSRLVLAPLLVSNAVSYGTVGAVLVVQSWLIGVGYTIYGGALAGRVVVGRTAGPASDLPPR
- a CDS encoding WhiB family transcriptional regulator → MTDLKRLPGAFDHHWNWQLAAACRAVDTGLFFHPFGERGQAHDDREAEAKKICGGCPVRAQCLRHALEVREPYGVWGGLSEGERAELLGRARAVRAA